Below is a genomic region from Rhododendron vialii isolate Sample 1 chromosome 5a, ASM3025357v1.
cactttggactGTCACGATTGGGCTCCGTAACTTCTTTTTTACGGAAACacccataaaaaaaagtttttctgatgataaaattGATCATTACTTAACTTAAAAATTGACAAGTCAAAATCAGCCCATCCTAGGCCCAGCAGGACTAATCTAGTCAACAGGATATCGAGCCTCAGGAAACAAATGCTAATAATTAAATCTTTGgcaaatgattaatccaaataaaaaaaagaaaattgattttagcactccaaaaattgatgcagagaCTCCAAAACGATATTGTTTTGTGTATCAACACAGTTTAGTTTTGAAGCCCCTCCATCAAATTttaaagtgcaaaaatcacaatccataaaaaaaactttgaaaatgTCTTCATCTCAAAGGAACAAAGTACAAAACTCAAATCTCCCACTCCCATGCAGCTTCGACCCGTTAAacttacccctctctctctctctctctctctccacaaaagTAACTTTTTCTAGAGCTAACACGTTTTGAACGTTTTATGGAGTAACTTGCAAGGAACAGGTGACTTGTTCATActtaatttctttatttatttcatGTAAAAGCCTTAGGCTTGAAGAGAGGATATGCCTAACAAAAGCACGCATGATTCAATGGCGTGTTTCTTTGCTGCATTTTCTTCGCGTTTACCCAACACCTAAATCTCATAAGAAAAGTAGAAAGGCCAACATTATTTTCTTCTGTCCGACATTGGGATTTTACACAGTCCAGTTTCGCACACGGAGCACATACCATTCGACAAGTGATATCCAAACAGTTGATATCATAAGTCTTACGTATAGATCGTTGGgtaaaaaaagatcaagttgATCGGATATTTAAAAGTGCCTGATCGAATTATGTTTGTCTCAAGAAAAATAGAGACAGTCAAAATTACGATTATTGATTATTCGATCTCGAGATGAATATGTGATCAAACCAAAAACTTACAGATGTCCAATTGAACTGATTTATTCTCATAAACATTGATCTTTACATAATAGTGTATGAAATGATTAATCAGATCACCAAAATAAACCCACAGTTTTTTTTGTATGCCAACCAGCGTATATGTTGGATTCGATATAATCCAGTTCAAAGTAAAAACTAACATTAGAAAAGTAGAAAATTGTTGAACATCATATCATACATATACCAAAAAATGTCCAGGGGCGGCTCTTATCAGTGTTTGAGGTGTTCAAGCAACCCCGTGAGTTTAaaacattatatttttttgaatatattttgatctttttaaaaatattatctGCACTGAATCTTTCGTACAAAGTCAGAGTAGCTAAAAATTCCACTTTATTTTGCCTGTAATTAAGTAGATTatatagctcaacaaaacaTAATAAGTTAGGCCCGACAAATCCTCAATCAATACAACTATCTTTATTTTAtattgtgttttttattttttatcggaatTTTATATTGTGTTAtgtatacaatttttttaattcatttttatgaCCGCTAAATTGAAATTCTGCAAACGTACCCTTGTtgacaatctctctctctgtttatatatgtatatataccaAGAGAGAGGCTTAATTTGGGTCGTCGATTGTAGCTTAAAGTTTCCtacggtggagagagagagagagagagagagagagagagagagagtgtttgaAATGTGTGCACCAAATTCATCAGCCCCGTACAAGCTTCAAAGTTTGGTGAAAGTGCTATACCGGTATAGGATTTCTGCCACTAATCTACATCGAGAGCCCTTATACCGTGGTAGTTCTAATTTGCCATCAAAGTACTTCTTCAATTATGCCCAATATTCTTCCAATATTCATGATGGTTTCAAGTCGATTCCTCCCAATTCTGGAATCACTTCAAAGGCTATGGCTGACATGTGAGTTTTCTTCAAtgcctttttttccccctctctctcctaattAATTGAAGGCCATGTAAAAGGTAACAATAAGCAATGTAACGGTAGCTGAGATATAAATAGTCGTAGCGTGCGGCTAAGTATCAGCCATAGCTACAGCTAGGGGCGCAAAGGAGACGAGCTTTCTAGTGTTTGAGGttttgagctcggctcattttaTACGAGCAACTAATGAGCCGAACCCCGTTCATTTATTAAACAAGCTTTTTTTAATGAGTTGAGCTTTAGAGGGCTCAGTCACTAAATGAGCCTAAAACTCAAACTCGGCTTGTtgtaaatgaatcgagccgaccCGAGCCTTGAGCTGCTCGCGAGCTAGCTTGGTTAATTTGTCTGCAGCCCTAGCTACGGCCATGAAGGAGCGAAAATCGGATATACAACGACGTGTATCTTCAGCTATCAGCCAATTAAGCACGCACGAATTTTTAGTAGGATGGCCATAGAATCAATACATAGTGGCCGATACGTTACGACGGCTAGCTATTTGAATCATTGAGTAAATCTATGTATCCATGTGCGTACAAATAAGTGtgccaatttttttgggttttgcatTGCAGGGTAAAGGATGGCATGGACAAGGTTCAACCATCTGTGCCACCTCCTCGTAAACCCATCTTCCCAACCTGGTATGTGCTCGATCAACTACTTTTTATATATGAAACTAGACTAGTATCCTAATGGGTTAAAGCTCCCCTCTAGAATTCATCTCCCATTGCTCCTCCAAACTCCACTTTCAAGGTCCATCTTGAGTCTAGTGCAGCCTACATCGATGATTTGAACCTTTCATCTCCCGATCCTTATAGAGAAACAACTTCCCTGTGGAAAACCAGCTTAAGGCCTAGTTTTCGAAAATACGACTGGaggtttttctttgttttttccttattcaaaaaaaattcgcatttcttagttttacatcaaatttttgtCGATTAAtggtttgtctcgacaagaagaattgaaaaggtaaaaaaattatgacttttacccaaatattttttaaaatatccaaattTTAGCACTTGtagctcaatttttttgggctaatagtactaaattttggatatttccaaaaaaattaggtaacagtcataaattttttttactttttcaatacctcttgtcgagacaaaccaaaaactaagaaatgagaagaaaaaactctaggcttattttgaaaaactaggcCTAATTAGGAATCAATAGGACATAATTAACTCctattttattttgcaaaataGACTGTTAGAGTTTTGCTTAAATTATTAATTGACATTTATtttatgtacaaaataaaatacaagtTGTAGAGTGTCCGATTACCATATGACTGTTTGGATCATTCATGCGGGCGGGGAATTGGTTTCAAAAAGTGGAGTATGGAGAAGCAAGGAGAGATGCAGGGTAAAAAGAGGAGCTTGACCCTAGTCCCTAGCTAGCTACTAGTATTTACATGATTACATCTATGTATTTCTCTGTACATGagttttgtacatatatataaattaattatgtaCGAGTAGTTCAGTATTAGGGTTTTGCATTGAACAGATATCcgaattcaaattcaaatttcaaacagaCTTGGATGCGTGTAACAATTATTAAGGTAATTAACTACTATATTTAATTAGGTTCTGCAAATTGTGATTTTTCCAAGGTTGAATTTGACCGTTCATGGTCAAGTTATATTAGttcattgttttttgtttacttgTAGCTCAAGAATTCCTGAAACATATGGGTATACTTTTTTCCATATTCTGACTTTgaacattcaaatttttttttaaaacacggAAAGATAAGAGAAAATTTTTACTTACCACCTTAATTGTGCAAGTTTTGAGAATAATTAATCATCCTTTTGTGCAGGGCAAAATGGCTTTTCGGTTCCGTATTATCACTACTTCTACCTTTCTGGAGGTTTAAATGGGGAAGTTTGCTCGTATTTGAAGGTTTTACTCTCTATTCAAGTCATGGTTATCTGGAagttccttcttttttcttgttttaatttattaaattattacGGAAGACCCCTCTAAGATTGGGCTATTTTATTTAGATGTTTATCTCAAGTACCTATCCGGGTGGGAAACTTATAACATTTGAATTTAGATCTCATAACTGGCCGGTTCATGTTCTCCATCGACCAAACTAGCTCCGATAGTAGCCAGGTGAGACATTATGATgccaaaatcactgaattgAAGATGAAATACTAAGTCAAGGGTGAGGCCGGCAACGAATGCACCCCTTTTCATGAGACGATCTCGATCCTTATTTGCATAGTCATTGATCACCTTGTTACCCAATGCATCTGGAATATACGTGACCTAATCCTCAGTACTGGCATCACCACACAGAGGGGTCTATAAATTCGTTAGAGCCTTAGATATTCTAGAAGATCCATTTGCGTATGCATGATTCAAATCTCCCCTCCTAAATCTAATGGTTTTACTCTGCTATACGCGGTTGCTTGCCCTATATGTTGATGCATGTGTCCCGAAATATTGACTTGGATATTCGATGATCTATGCTCGGAAAAAAGTTCAGTCGGTCTACCTACCTTGTTTAGTCCCAAACGATGAGCCAAGTGGTGCCAGGCTTTCAATACGCTAGGCGAGCTCTGATGCAGGGCAGAACTATGATTCGTAGAATAAACGttcaacaaggacaatcacaaacgAGATAGAtttagagaaactctctctagactcttcgttaatcaataataatcaaaaacgtccagccctaaggcttacaactccTTAAATACGATACAAATCATAACCctaataggaaaaggaaaaaacaccaATTTCGGAAAGTTCCGAAATTattacatattttgaaaaaataagaaaaaataaaacttctcCAACAAGAACGAACGTTATTGGACTTTCCtatcaaaagcaaaaagatTATTTTCTAAAACGGCAAATTTGGCCCTTAGGAGCCCTAAACGGCCGAAAAAGGCTAAAAAACACGCAAGTGGCCATGTGCCCTGACCGTTGGGCCGTTCCGGATAGAATCCAAGTGGGTCCAAATCCAAAGGCCTCAGTCAGTTATTTACGAAAATACCGACTAGGAGGCCTTGGAATTCTTGGACCGCTTTAAGTGGTACTCCTCCTCTATGTGCACCGCATCAAGCTCCTTTTGGTCTAACCTAAGTGATGGGTTGTCTTCCTAATCCGGATGCATGGTTCACTAACAACCGGATGGTATGGTTGAAATCAGCTTTCCCAATGAATGATAGAGACCGAGACCACCCGATCGTTACCCGGTGCATTCATACTTCTGGATTAACTGTGTCACATATTTTGACCCCCTACGGAACCTATAACCTTGATGAGTAACTCCAAATGTTACCGACCAAAGTTGAACACAAAATTGATTGTGTGATTCTTGAAAGCAAGGTTTACATTGCTTCCCCGACACTGTAGAAAGATGCACTGCAtgctaaaatatatatatataggtaaaGGATACTTGCGTAAACGTATCATTAAACACTTAAACTATTTGATATACTTTAATACACAACATTGGCATTTTGACTTGGCTCTTTTATGATATGCGTCTGAACAAGACACTGTGTAGTGTACGTAGAACCCAAGGGCAGAGACGGATCCAGAAAGTTTAGTGGGGGCACCTTATTAATCGTAATGGCAAAAGTTTATTAATCGTAATGgcaaaagtttatttttctaGCCAACCACAATAAGATCATACAAAATTAAGAAATGCATTTACTGGCTACAAAATTTTATAACAAGTACTTTCGATAAAACTATTTCAAAATTAGCACCAAATCTTAGATAAAATTTTTAGAGCATGATTTACGAGAACAGCGACAAGTTTTTAGAATGATCAAGATGGTTTattaatgactttattttaaGATATATCTActagacggttaaaaataaataaaattaagaaaaaattactccaaatagacaaatagtTTGTAAACCAATAAGTATATATGCATCGTACATACAACAAAATTAAAGCATAGAATTAATtctatatatttatttttgagatatacATGATCCCACGTGCCCCCACACAGATATATATGTTGCTGCCCAAGGGGTTGTCACAATGGTTAATCGACTTGCCTCTGCAGGGCTTAGCACTCCAAAGATCACAGGGTTGATTTCTCTCGATAGCGATTTGTCCTTGGGGTCACCTCATCTCACACAAACActtgaaaaaaagttttggaaGGGGTTGAAGAGATAAGTTTGGTTCATCGGGACACTcttcattccaaaaaaaaaagattgtgtAGAAAAGTACAATTGATGTTACAAACCAAAAATGTTGCCTTCACCGCACGAGTCCACCGCTCGGTGTGACATCCCATGGTATCCAAATGCAGTCATCATCATACTGTCACTCAAAAGATATTGATTAACAttataaaatttattgaatgcTCAGAAAAGGTGGAAGAAGTGGTGGAAGAGGTTGAAATTGCGGCGGAGGTGGTGGAGAAAGTGGCGACTAAGGCCGAGAAGGTGTCAGCAGAGGTGGCGGATAAGCTCCCAGACAACGGCAAATTGAAGGCTGCGGCTTTGGTTGTAGAACATATATCTAGTGTGGCGGCTACCGATGCCGAACTCGCGGAAGATTTTATTCAAAAGGTTTGTGCTTTTTATTACTTCACGAAATTAATaggattgttttttttaagtcaATGTTTGATTAATGGAGCtgcaaaaagaaagagtttttcctttcctttgaatggaaaaaataaattacttttaaGTTGGGCCCCACACTGAGACATTTTAATCTAACGTGATCAATATCTTAATTAAGTTGTGACTTGAAATACGTATCGCTATTAGAACAACGGCTATGTGTGGGCTAATATCAAAACGTAACAAGAAATGTACTATATTTGTCAATCAACACTGATTTCTAATATCCCAATATATACTAATCAAATGGGATCCTTTTGAGTCCCAATCGGTTATCAGCTTAGGATATGTTGCCGTCATTTTATTTAGAAACTCTCACCTTACGTAGGAAATAAAGTTTGGTAAAACACTTTTTAACTCGGAAAATGAAAAGGTTAAAAATGACTAGTTTTTATTGTCTTTGCAGTTGGTTTCACGTATCGTTTAATATAGTATTGTCTTCCATGCTATGTAAATTAcatttattctttttattgaatttcatttttacacatttcatttgattttttttaatcctaatTCATTTGATTTGatagtacatttttttattctcaGGTTGAAAAACTGAAGCATGATTTGACTGATTTGGGGACAATGGTTGAGCCTGTTATTGATGAGATCGTCCCCAAGGAACATGGTGGAAATtgaatatatttattatttagTATATAAAACCATTTCAATATATAGCCCAAGTTGTAATACTTGTAACATTAATTCCCCTGATCATATACttactattatatatattgttgaACTACGAATTAATTTCTGCacttttaattctttttattGTATAGAGAATCAATTTGTTTCTATCTCCTACTTCCAATACAACTTTTTGCCTATGAAAATTGCTAGTCTTGACTCTTGTTGATTACTGTACCTGGGTGCAAAATGTGAATCCAAACCACCTGCACCTTGTGTGTTCGTTTCTTTTCAAGAATATTATCGATCGGTCATCGGTAGGTGGACATAGAACTCTGCTTTGTAACCCGGCCACACCTATCTAGTGGCATAGCCAGAAGTACGAATAAGTGGGGGCACTACGAAACACATGACACAAAGATGAATTTTCCTAGGTAACGATTTATGGCAATAAGAACTCTTTTCTGGTGAAAATACTACTGTAACAAAATTGCGTACTGatcaataaaattaaaacaaattatgTAAGATTTGATGGAAGAGCATGGCtagtttttatgttttgaaagTTGTGCATGATAGTTTA
It encodes:
- the LOC131326289 gene encoding uncharacterized protein LOC131326289, whose amino-acid sequence is MCAPNSSAPYKLQSLVKVLYRYRISATNLHREPLYRGSSNLPSKYFFNYAQYSSNIHDGFKSIPPNSGITSKAMADMVKDGMDKVQPSVPPPRKPIFPTWAKWLFGSVLSLLLPFWRFKWGSLLVFEEKVEEVVEEVEIAAEVVEKVATKAEKVSAEVADKLPDNGKLKAAALVVEHISSVAATDAELAEDFIQKVEKLKHDLTDLGTMVEPVIDEIVPKEHGGN